The following are encoded together in the Juglans microcarpa x Juglans regia isolate MS1-56 chromosome 2D, Jm3101_v1.0, whole genome shotgun sequence genome:
- the LOC121250599 gene encoding actin-related protein 6, whose product MQKIQYQSHSHSFPGDMSNVVVVLDNGGGLIKAGLGGERDPSTVLPNCLLRPLSSKKWLHPSPTIAASSEDPLDLTSAAVRRPLDRGYLINPDLQRDIWAHLFNSLLHISPSQSSLLLTEPLFALPSIQRATDELVFEDFNFSALYVADSPSLAHLYETSRRHVVSRGAAQCSLVVDCGFSFTHAAPVFQNFTLNYAVKRIDLGGKALTNYLKELVSYRSVNVMDETFLMDDVKEKLCFVSLDVARDLGVARKPGKKNLLRCTYVLPDGVTHTKGFVKDPDQAQRYLSLTDGAPPSNLGAKVDMDHIEVTEKPEDRKRIDLTKNEFDLTNERFLVPEMLFHPADLGMNQAGLAECIVRAVNSCHPHLHPILYESIILTGGSTLFPRFAERLERELRPLVPDDYQVKMTTQENPILGVWRGGSLLASSPDFEAMCVTKSEYEELGSARCRRRFFH is encoded by the exons ATGCAAAAAATCCAGTACCAATCCCATTCTCACTCCTTCCCGGGAGACATGTCGAACGTGGTCGTCGTCCTCGACAATGGCGGTGGCCTTATCAAGGCCGGTCTCGGCGGCGAACGCGACCCATCCACCGTCCTCCCCAACTGCCTCCTCCGCCCCCTTTCCTCCAAGAAATGGCTCCACCCCTCCCCTACCATCGCCGCCTCCTCCGAAGACCCACTGGACCTCACCTCCGCCGCTGTGCGTCGTCCCCTCGACCGCGGCTACCTCATCAACCCTGACCTCCAGCGAGACATCTGGGCTCACCTCTTTAACTCCCTCCTCCATATCAGCCCCTCTCAGTCCTCACTGCTACTGACCGAGCCCCTCTTTGCCTTGCCCTCCATCCAACGCGCCACGGACGAGCTCGTCTTCGAGGACTTCAACTTTTCAGCACTTTACGTCGCCGACTCCCCCTCCCTGGCCCACCTCTACGAGACCAGCCGCCGCCACGTCGTCTCGAGGGGTGCGGCCCAGTGCAGCCTCGTGGTTGACTGCGGGTTCTCCTTCACCCACGCTGCCCCCGTGTTCCAGAACTTCACCCTCAACTACGCCGTCAAACGTATCGACCTCGGAGGCAAAGCCCTCACCAATTACCTCAAGGAGCTCGTCTCCTACCGTTCCGTAAACGTCATGGACGAGACCTTCTTGATGGACGATGTCAAAGAGAAGCTCTGCTTCGTCTCCCTCGACGTCGCGCGTGACCTAGGCGTCGCAAG GAAGCCCGGGAAGAAAAACTTGTTGAGGTGCACTTACGTGCTTCCAGACGGTGTTACGCACACCAAGGGCTTTGTTAAGGACCCGGACCAAGCACAGAGATACCTGTCGCTGACAGATGGGGCTCCACCTTCAAACTTAGGAGCTAAGGTGGATATGGACCACATTGAGGTTACAGAGAAACCTGAGGACCGAAAGAGAATTGATTTAACCAAAAAT GAGTTTGACTTGACAAATGAGCGCTTCCTTGTCCCAGAGATGCTCTTCCATCCTGCGGATCTGG GAATGAACCAGGCTGGGCTAGCAGAGTGCATTGTTCGAGCTGTCAATTCTTGCCATCCTCATCTTCACCCTATACTCTatgaaag CATTATTTTAACAGGTGGAAGCACGTTATTTCCTCGATTTGCTGAGAGATT AGAGAGGGAGCTTCGGCCTCTTGTCCCTGATGACTACCAAGTGAAGATGACAACTCAAGAAAA TCCCATACTAGGTGTCTGGCGGGGGGGATCACTTTTGGCATCCAGTCCTGATTTTGAAGCAATGTGTGTCACTAAATCCGAGTATGAGGAGCTCGGATCTGCCCGATGTCGAAGGAGATTCTTCCATTGA
- the LOC121248768 gene encoding protein FAR-RED ELONGATED HYPOCOTYL 3-like has protein sequence MNAFFDGYVHSGTTLKEFIDQFDNALRKKVELETMADFNSNNQTIPCVSHFNIEKQFQRLYTNAKFKEVQRELLGLMCCNCSLVSTEGCILKYQVSDEISTDDHIKTLHFCVYYNEEEVEVKCTCALFQMRGILCRHALRVCQFKKINVLPDVYVLDRWRKDLKRTYTLVRSSYDDQRDRADARNYERVLKRCSKLATKISSDNEKISAFLRVVDEFETKCEGSTLESAYEQTKAKANLVLDKGKKILSPNVVRGKGRPPSKRKVPPVEKLATKRKKPTSRKILVDETQLGETPGSEQHQFDDGVDVETQNNILTQSTPEMCHHLDAHL, from the exons atgaatgcatttttcgaCGGGTATGTCCATTCCGGTACCACGTTGAAGGAATTTATCGACCAATTTGATAATGCTCTTAGAAAGAAGGTGGAGTTAGAGACAATGGCTGATTTCAATTCTAACAACCAAACTATTCCCTGCGTGTCCCATTTTAATATTGAGAAGCAGTTTCAAAGGTTATATACAAATGCAAAGTTCAAAGAGGTACAAAGAGAGTTGCTGGGCCTAATGTGTTGTAATTGTTCGTTGGTAAGCACAGAAGGGTGCATTTTAAAATACCAAGTGAGTGATGAAATATCTACTGATGACCACATCAAAACACTCCATTTCTGTGTTTACTATAACGAAGAGGAGGTGGAGGTCAAATGCACGTGTGCATTGTTTCAGATGAGGGGGATTCTATGTAGGCATGCACTTAGAGTTTGCCAGTTCAAAAAGATTAATGTGCTGCCAGATGTATATGTGTTGGATCGTTGGAGAAAGGACTTAAAGAGGACATACACATTAGTCAGAAGTAGTTACGATGACCAGCGGGACAGAGCAGACGCACGGAATTATGAGCGGGTGCTTAAAAGATGTTCGAAATTAGCGACCAAAATATCCTCTGATAATGAAAAAATCAGTGCTTTCTTGCgtgttgttgatgagtttgagaCAAAATGTGAAGGTTCAACACTAGAGTCAGCATATGAACAAACGAAGGCCAAAGCAAATCTCGTCTTGGATAAGGGTAAGAAGATACTAAGCCCCAACGTGGTTCGAGGGAAAGGGAGACCCCCAAGTAAGAGGAAGGTTCCACCAGTTGAAAAGTtggcaacaaagagaaagaaaccg ACTTCCAGGAAAATCTTGGTAGATGAAACACAATTGGGTGAGACACCGGGATCTGAACAACACCAATTTGATGATGGGGTTGATGTTGAAACACAAAACAACATTCTTACACAATCAACTCCAGAG ATGTGTCACCATCTCGATGCACACTTGTAA